The DNA segment CGCACACGAATCCATCGCTGGCGGCGTCTACAACGCCGTGACGAGCCAGGTCGAGGACGGCGGCAACTGCGGACAGATCTTCACCCACTCCCCACAGGTCTGGCAGGACCCCAACATCGACGACGACGAGGCCGAGCAGTTCCGGTCGCTCTCGGCCGAGCACGACGTCGGGCCGTGGGTCATCCACTCGTCGTACCTCGTGAACCTCTGTACGCCCAAGGACGACCTCCGCGAGAAGTCCATCGACAGCATGCAGAAGGAGGTCGACGCCGCCGACAAACTCGGCGTCCCCTACGTCAACGTCCACCTCGGCGCGCACACCGGCGCGGGCCTCGACAACGGCCTCGACAACGCCGCGAGCGCGCTCGACGAACTCGACGTTCCCGACGGCGTCACCGTGCTCATCGAGAGCGACGCCGGGTCGGGCACGAAACTCGGCGGTGACTTCGAGCACCTCGCCGAGGTGCTGGC comes from the Halorussus vallis genome and includes:
- a CDS encoding deoxyribonuclease IV; its protein translation is MRVGAHESIAGGVYNAVTSQVEDGGNCGQIFTHSPQVWQDPNIDDDEAEQFRSLSAEHDVGPWVIHSSYLVNLCTPKDDLREKSIDSMQKEVDAADKLGVPYVNVHLGAHTGAGLDNGLDNAASALDELDVPDGVTVLIESDAGSGTKLGGDFEHLAEVLARSEQDLDVCLDTAHAFAAGYDLSTEEGVEETVAEFDDVVGLEHLQYVHLNDSKHDCGTNKDEHAHIGEGLIGEEGMRAFINHPDLADVPLALETPNEDGRGFAWNIQRVKELRE